One Pecten maximus chromosome 16, xPecMax1.1, whole genome shotgun sequence DNA window includes the following coding sequences:
- the LOC117345295 gene encoding uncharacterized protein LOC117345295 — MVIKCKVGVWILLVLCTASTEQSKAAYGVKNSHVPIIKDSPSHKTANTSNNKSPPLQSTNDPGNLNAPAVSRSPSAYNTTEPDIHLFKKQVTGRPPSYTTGSTPVYSTGSSTVYSSGRPKVYKTGSQQLYNTGSPQVQGTRRQPNQNSPVPCTEDKKVHKKVPEKVEEKVHRLRNPLHSNIRIPIVHNITHTSKGGRNQTREFITRKILKKKMTGTQYTGVYLIPDMLCSLCSRQSERRGRRQRCKKMFCYK; from the exons ATGGTAATTAAATGCAAAGTGGGTGTCTGGATTTTACTGGTCTTATGTACAGCTTCTACAGAACAATCTAAAGCCGCTTACGGCGTTAAAAACTCGCATGTACCTATTATCAAAGACTCGCCCTCGCATAAGACAGCCAACACATCTAATAACAAGAGCCCACCATTACAAAGTACAAATGACCCGGGAAATCTTAACGCTCCAGCAGTATCTAGAAGTCCATCTGCCTATAATACTACTGAACCGGATATACACCTTTTTAAAAAGCAAGTTACTGGACGTCCTCCATCGTACACCACCGGAAGTACACCAGTGTACAGTACCGGAAGTTCAACAGTGTACAGCTCCGGACGTCCAAAAGTGTACAAAACCGGAAGTCAACAATTGTACAATACCGGAAGTCCACAAGTCCAGGGTACCAGAAGGCAACCTAATCAAAATTCACCAGTTCCGTGTACAGAGGATAAAAAGGTGCATAAAAAAGTGCCCGAAAAGGTGGAAGAGAAGGTGCATCGCCTCAGAAATCCGTTACACAGCAATATCAGAATTCCTATTGTACACAATATAACCCATACTTCCAAAGGAGGGAGGAATCAGACACGAGAATTTATAACCAGGAAAATACTAAAGAAGAAAATGACTG GGACTCAATACACTGGAGTATACCTCATACCGGATATGCTGTGTTCTTTGTGCTCGCGTCAGTCAGAGAGGAGAGGGAGAAGACAAAGATGcaagaaaatgttttgttacaaGTAA